The window ctttttatgaaaaattgttGACCAACTAAATCCGTGCAATCTCTTTAAACTTGTTTTGTGCAAAGTTATTTATCACGCAATATTTAGAcctttaataaatactttatatttctAGACATACAAAATAAACACTGTATTTCATGTTATAAAAGACTTTGCTATGCGAAAgccaataaaatgttaaattattgttagtaatattattttcttgtaTTTATGtcagcttatatatttttaaatttataaataaaagtattaatgtttaaaagtaaaaataattaaaaaatgattttttaagatattttttattatttagataaagtAATACAAAATGGGTTGTTTTGCACTTTCAAGTGAACCagtcttatttttatatacaattatttttacaatcaaTTACTCTATACTTCCTCAGCTTGTTGTTCACAAATTGTGTctacaaactttaaataaaacagaaTGTGAAAAACCAGAAACTTATCCTGTGACAATTCAAAAGGTCAGTATATATTGTTGTAGTTGTAATATATCCTTTAAGTTCcatgttattttttgtattttatcattttgtgCAGGTTTTGAGTGcagaaaaacagtaaaaaaattttgagtaatCAATAGTAAACGAAAAAATGTTCTTccattatctttatattttcctGCATCTTAGTTGATGTATGTTGtaactaatattaaatgtttGAGGTGTTTTGCTTTGGGTAGAATTCGAATTGTGTTTTTAGTGTTACTTGATTAAATAATGCAGtatctaacaaaaataaaataatttaaaatggtaTATTCGTATTTTGTTAAGTGGTTGCTATCCTTCATACACAAAAAGTGCTCCCTAAAAGCTTTTTGGTACTTTCTGATTTTACTTTAATCaactaaataaaagattatCAATAAGTTTCAGGTTTCAATAAAAATCATACAAtatgtaaacattttgaatgCTGAAAGTTTGAACTTTGGTTAATTGGGAGAAGGggattgagatttttttttttaaacaccaatATTTGAAACAAGTATGAAATTACTAAATACAGTGGACAATAGTAAGATTAAGTAATTATAAGGATTGAGAATtattagttaactttttttatttgaatagatGTTTTTAGATTacttatgtaatataaattacttatatagtaactaaatttaaataaagtgacTGAATTAGTTCAAATTAATAAGACTCATTACACAAGTATGAAATTACAAATATTGGATGTCACTTTTTGACAGTCCATGTTTTTCGTTACCTttgaaaatacaatttttattttttgctgatGAAGATATAAGAACATaatgttatcaaaaatttaaccaaaacggaatgtaatcaaaaatattagctttctgcacaaatatttaaaatatattgataaactAGAACAAACTGATaaacatactatatatattcaaatttggCGCACATATAAATCAAGATTTGCCTGATTACgcctaaaatttttacttttatcagtGACtggcatatatattttttaattttttaagctggtttatattttatattacatttaagtTGATTTACATTTTACagtttacattttacatttaattgcatttttcttttttaggtttgagatataatttttcttttaataacaagtgaaaataaaaaaataaatgttgggGATAGGGGCACCATGAGTTGGATCGGAAAATTCCCTCCCGTGTATTAGGCATCCAAGactatattttacttaaaaaaattggttcTTTTCTACGGAAGCATTGATACgtctttatcaataaattgaaaacatttttgaaacgAAAGCATtaataatatctttatcaataaattgaaaacaattttaaaacaccTATAAGAAAGCATTTAAACTCTTGCAAACACCTCTTAAATCTTACCTGAAACGGTCGcatttctattttatttgtttatttttcaagaaTTATTGCataatgaagtttaaaaaagtaaacagaaTATAAAGAAcataatgcttttttaattacCAATTTGCaaaactttgcattttttaCGGCTCATAAAGCAGTAGAAATAGCTTAAAGATTATTTGCTCCCTTTCCGTTTAACGTTAAAAGAGATTTTATTGTTAGAAGagattttaatgttaaaagagATTTTCCAGCTTTATTTAGGTACAGATTACTTTTACTAAGGCATAGTAGCTTAGTAGTTCATTacctttttgaagaaaaaaagaaaaagaaaacctaTTCTCTCTGAGTCttgaacaaactaaaaaaaacattgtttttttttgtttaaactcctatttttttaaaaataagctgtgtttagtcatttttttcaattaaaaaaatcattaggcATTTCACTTGAATAAAAGCCTTACAAACAAATTCggataatatttttgtaattttttaaattaaaaaaattgataaatttcaagttttcaaaGAATTTGATGAAAAGATGTGCTATTgaagttatgattattttttcttctggGTGGGAGGGGTACAAACGTTTTGGGTTGAACtttgatagattttttttttaatttgaattctattgataaaatttcattttcgttaaagttgtaaaagaaataattggtcgaatttttttattttcctctcTTTTGGGTgggtttcaaaaaacgttttatttaacaatgttcctaaaatctaaaaaataacattttgacAGAACATCTTTATCTTACATTagtataagtatttatatagtatagtaaaaattttaagtttgctGCGAAATCAAATCTAATTGGTCCATTTCTGACTGATACACCTTATTGATTTGAATGTGTTTATAAGAATAACGCTGTTTAAGCCTATTTAACCAACATAACCATAATTTATGTACTGTATAAATAGTAACCGTTTTTGTCAGtctttgactttttattttattttaggaagCCTCGACTTGGTGGTTTTATATGCTTACATGTTCGTTAGTGCCTTCCGTTTTAACCGTGCTTATATGGGGTCCATTAACCGATATAATTGGTAGACGATATGCTATGTTGGCAGTACCTTTTATTAATGCTATTCGTTCAATCATATATCTTATAAACGCTTATATTTTGCATGCTCATGTTGGGTTTTTACTATTTGGTTCATTTTTGTCTTGTTTTTATGGTGAATTTCAAGGTGTCGTAGCTCTTTGCTATGCTTATATGGCTGATATTACTCAAGATAATCTTGATCATAGAACAGTACGAATGGCCTTTCTTGAGAGCAGTTTGTTTTTTGCCGGTGTACCTGCAGGCTTATTAGCTGGGTTTCTGTTACAACAAATTGGGTACGTTCCAGTGtttatattaacattgatagttaacctaataatgtttttatacgTGTTTTGCTTCTTGCCGGATAAAAAATCCCTCAACTCTGTAGGGAATATATCTCCGgaaaaagcttttatttctaAGGAAAATTTTCTCAACTGTGtcggaaaaaatgaaaaaaaaaattttgctttactAAATCCTATCAATcatatcaaaaaagtaataatggtAGTAACGTCACGAGAAAATCGATTGATTGTTTTACCGTTAATATTAGCTTTTGGTGTTACCGTTTGTTCATTGTTAGGTGAACTTATTGTTCAGACCCTATACTTACAAAATAAGCCATTTAACATGTCGCCCAAACTATTAGGGTATTATTCTGCGTCTCAATCTACTGTGCGTGGTATTGGTATTATTTTTGTTACCCAGCTCTCTTATCGGTTGTTGAAGTTAAACGACTACACTCTTATATTAATTGGTCTACTAAGTCTTACTACATGTTACTTGTTAATTGGTCTGGCTAGGTCGGTTGAAGCTgtttttttggtaaatattgTTGGTTTTGCTATTCCTACAACCACGTCCGCTCTCAGATCAGTTGTAACAAAGCAAGTATCTTATGAAAATTATGGTGCTGTTCTTTCCTCAATGGAAGCAATTGAAGCTATTGCTGCTGTAGCAGCTAATGGTATTTCATTATGGACTTATAACTTGACCTTGAACTTCTATTCAGGGGTTGTTTTTTATGGTCTCAGCGGAATCGCTTTAAGTGCTTTTGTCTTTGTTATTTTAGCCTATTGTTATTCTCGTTCCGTAGATattgttgaaattaaataacttgtgctttttttatagatattttatattattttataactagttttacattttaatatttgaaattacaaactcaaattctatttttaattataaataagtattatattttgcATAACAAATATAGATGCAGACATAACACATAGATGtatgaatattttaatacagTACAGATTGTACAATTTATAAAGAGTTGTgattatatatttgataatataaacttagttcgtcgttttttaaataatgggcttatatgttgttttaaagcataactacaccttttcaagatgtaattaagaacttgaaagttgtaattaagaaacataagataTAATTAAGAAGATGAAAGTTGTAATTGAGAgacgtaagatgtaatttaggACATGGAAGgtgtaattaagaaacgtaagatgtaattgagaagataaaaattgtaattgagAAAAGTTTGTTATATAGATTATCAGAAAGtagttctttgtatttttaatattgttgctTTGTTTACCATGTAATTTAAGGTTGGATCCTTATTTGGCCAAGGTAGCCATATGGGTtggttttcaataaataataataaagggTGATTTTTTTGCTGGTATCTTTTTGGCAACACTGGTTTCGATTCACGCGTGCATCGTGTCTTGTGTCACTGTCAAACTTGTTCAGTTTGGTATATAATTTAACCATGAATCAACCTACGAACGAATAACGCTTgcaaattattgaattttactaTCAAAATTCGTGCTCGCTTAAGAGAGTGCATCGCGCGCTTCTTCCAATTTATGGGCAGTTTGCTCAGCCTACTGAGGGAGCTATTCGGAAGCTTGTGACTAAATTTCGAACCCAGTTTACATTATTGGACATTAAACCACCAACACGCATACGTAGAGGGAGGACCGAAGAAAATATTGCAGCTGTATCCGACAGTGTTAGTGATAACCGTGAAATGTCGATTCGCCGCCGTTCGCAGCAATTGGACCTCCATTACTTCACTACGTGGAAAATTATGCGAAAGCATTTGAGTGTAAAACCTTATAAGATACAGCTGGTGCAAGAATATTAGCTACGCGACCTCCCACAACGTTTAACATTTGGTGAATCGACTTCCTCCAACTTTGCCAGCGCCCGCTGGCAAAGTTGGAGGAAGATCCACATTTTTATCGAAAAATTGTGTTCAGCGACGAAACTCATTTCTGGTTGATATGGGTGCGTTAACAAGCAAAATTGTTGCATCTGGAGTGAAGACCAGCCAGAAACATTGCAAAAGCTACCAATGCATCCCAAAAAAGTCACTGTTTTGTGTGAATTATGGGCCGGTGGCATCATCGGGCTGTACTTCTTCAAAAACGACAATGGCCGGAACGTTACTGTGAATGGCGAGCGCTACCGTGCGAtgattacaaactttttttgccCAAAATGGAGGTGCTGAACTGTGATTTCAACAAGACGGTGCCACATGCCACACAGCACGCGACGCAATGGCCCAATTGAGAGGCGAGTTTGGTGATCAGTTTATCTTACGTTTGGAGCCCGTCAATTGGCCGCCCATATCGTGTCGTTTAACGCCTTTGGACTATTTCTTGTAGGGCCATGTTAAGGCTAATGTCTACGGGGATAAACCAGCAACGGTTGACGCACTGGAAGCCAATATTGAAGCATTTATTCGTGAGATACCGGCTGATATTTTGGAGAGAGTGTGCCAAAATTGGACCTTACGCATGGGCCATCTAATGCGGAGCCGCAGCCAACATTTACATGAAATAACCTTTAAGCATTAAATTATATCGACAGTTCTATCGACTCAAATAAAgatttcatcaatttttttcaaattttgtgtgttttttttgaACATCAAATCCTAtacctaaaatttaataaaaagggCATTTGTGGTTTTGGCGGTAAATGGAAAA is drawn from Hydra vulgaris chromosome 07, alternate assembly HydraT2T_AEP and contains these coding sequences:
- the LOC136082448 gene encoding proton-coupled folate transporter-like, which gives rise to MGCFALSSEPVLFLYTIIFTINYSILPQLVVHKLCLQTLNKTECEKPETYPVTIQKEASTWWFYMLTCSLVPSVLTVLIWGPLTDIIGRRYAMLAVPFINAIRSIIYLINAYILHAHVGFLLFGSFLSCFYGEFQGVVALCYAYMADITQDNLDHRTVRMAFLESSLFFAGVPAGLLAGFLLQQIGYVPVFILTLIVNLIMFLYVFCFLPDKKSLNSVGNISPEKAFISKENFLNCVGKNEKKNFALLNPINHIKKVIMVVTSRENRLIVLPLILAFGVTVCSLLGELIVQTLYLQNKPFNMSPKLLGYYSASQSTVRGIGIIFVTQLSYRLLKLNDYTLILIGLLSLTTCYLLIGLARSVEAVFLVNIVGFAIPTTTSALRSVVTKQVSYENYGAVLSSMEAIEAIAAVAANGISLWTYNLTLNFYSGVVFYGLSGIALSAFVFVILAYCYSRSVDIVEIK